GCGGCGGTCACCCCGAGGAGTGCACGGACGGCTTCGAGAGGTTCTTCCGATCCGTCGACCCCGGCGACCTGGCCGCCGACGTCCGGGCCGTCTGGGACGACGCCGTGGCGGCCCCCGAGTGGAAGGGCCCGCGGGTGTGGGTCCACGGTGACCTGCATCCCGCGAACGTCGTCGTCTCGGACGGGACGCTGACCGGCGTGGTCGACTTCGGCGACTTGTTCGCCGGCGACCCGGCATGGGACCTCGCGGCCGCCTGGGTCCTCCTTCCCGCAGGCGCCGCCGCTCGGTTCTTCGACGTGTACGCGCGTGCGGACGAGGCGACGATCCGGCGCGCCCGCGGGCTCGCCGCCATGAAGTGCCTGTTCCTCATGCTCATGGGCCAGAACGGGGACCGGGGCCTTCCTGGCGGCAAGCCGGCATGGGGACCCGCGGGCCGGGCAGCGCTCGAACGTGTCATCTCCGGCCCGCGTTAGCGCACCGGCGGCAGCTCGCTAGCCAGGGATGCGGCGTCCGAGAAACGCGGCTACCCGGTCAAGGGCGGCGGCGTGCTCGGGTACGGGCCGCACCGGCGCGATGGATCCACCGGCGGTGCGGGGCAGGTCGCCGTAGATCTCCCGGACGACCGGCAGGGCGGCGCGCGCGATCTCGGGCTGCGGATCGCGGTCGAGGCCGAGCGCGGTGGCGAGGTCCCAGCCGTGGACCAGCAGTTCGACGAGGAGTTGCTCGACCACGCGACGGCCGGGAGCTGGGCCGAAGGAGCGGCCCAGCATGCCCGGTTGCCGGAAGGCGGCGCGAGCCGAGGCGGCGGCGGCCTCGAAGGCGGCGATGTGGTCGTCGCCGAGGTGGTCCTCGTCGTGGCCGACGCTGGGGGGCGTGCCCGCAGCCAGGCCGCCCCAGATGATGTTCTCCCACACGAGATGGTCGAGCAGGTCCCGTACGGTCCACTTCTCGCAGGGGGTCGGCAGGCCGAACTGGTCCGGCGCCGCCGCGCGCACGAGGGTGCGCACGGTGTCCTGGACGCGCGTGAAAGCGTCCAGGACACCGCCCGGCCAGGGGTCGGTGTCGTCCGCGTAGAGGGCTTCGAGGCCGGCCTCGCGCGCGCCGGGCGCCGGGTTGGCGCGCAGCGCGGTGACGAGCCACTGTCCTTCCGCCGCGATCCCGGCGGGCGCGGGCCGGCCGCCGAGGACACACAGCAGTTGCCAGAAGCGCTCGACGGCGGGTTCGGACGCGGCGGTGAGCTGCTCGCGCAGGAGTGCGCGTGCCTCGGTGCCGTCCGAGCGCACGGCGGGGTCGGTGTTCGCGCGGCTGGGCAGCCACGCGGCGACGACGTCGGCGACGGCCCGGTCGGCGGCGGGGGAGTCCGCCGCGACACCGGCCCGCATCGCCTCACGGACGCGTGCGGTCCAGAGGTCGGTGAGCGCGTGCATCTCCTCAGCGGCGGAGGCCTCTTGAGCCCCCCGCCCCTGACGGGCGCCGTACTCCGCGAGGCGCCGCACGGCGGGACGCAGGCCCCCGTCGGCCACCAGTTCGCCCAGCTCCAGCCAGGCCTCGACCTGCTCGTCGGTGGGATCCTCCGGCAGGTCGGAGCCGGCCGCGAGGAGCCCCTCGCGGAAGTCGGGCACGTCCAGATCGCCGAGTGTGTCGGTGAGGAAGTCGTGGACCAGCTCGCGACGTTCGTCGGGAGACATGTGGGCGGTGCGGGTCATCAGGGCGAGCCCTTCGTGGGTGGTACGTCGGGTGACGGTGCGCAGGACGGCCTGGTGGGTCCGCAGACGGCGGATCTGCGCCTCCAGAGCCTCGACGTGCGCGGCCGCCACCTCCGTGAGCCCGTCCTCGCGGTCCAGGGCGGCCCGGATCTCCCCGAGCCCCATCCCCAGGTCCCGCAGCGTGCGGGCCAGGTGCAGCCTCGCCACACCGGCGGCGTCGTAGCGGCGGTAACCGCAGGAGGTCCGGTCGGCCGGCGTCACGACCCCCACGTCCGACCAGTGCCGCACCACTTTCACCGGCAGCCCGACCTGCCGCGCCACGGCCCCGATACTCCACGTGGGCCGCGACGCCTCGTCCCTGTGCATGCGCTCCACTCTCGACTCTCCCTGTGTGGGAGAGTCAAGCAGCCGTGGCACGCCACACGAGCGCCCTCCAAGTCGGCGCCGTCCGAGCCGAGTTGTGGCAGGATCCGAAAGCATGTCGCCGTCGATCAGCTGGTCGCCCGAGTCCGGTCGTCGTCTGACGAGTGTTCTGCTCGTCCTCCTCGTGCAGCTCCTCGCGGTCGGTCCCGGTGCGCCGGACGCCGACGCGGCGGCCGGCCCGGGAGCGAGCGCGGTCGCGACGCCGGACCTGGCTCGCTACGACGTGTCCCTGCGCTCCGACGCCGACGGCGGCCACTGGACGGGACGGCAGCGGGTGTCGTTCCGGAACGCCTCGCGTCAGCCGCTGCACGAGGTGTACCTGCGCCTGTGGGGCAACGGCGAGGACCAGTGCGGCACGCCCGGCTCGCCTCCGCCCGTCACCGTGTCGAACGTCGACGGGGGCACGCCGGACCGGCTCACCGTGCGGTGCACGGCCCTGCGCATC
The DNA window shown above is from Streptomyces akebiae and carries:
- a CDS encoding TIGR03086 family metal-binding protein, which translates into the protein MHRDEASRPTWSIGAVARQVGLPVKVVRHWSDVGVVTPADRTSCGYRRYDAAGVARLHLARTLRDLGMGLGEIRAALDREDGLTEVAAAHVEALEAQIRRLRTHQAVLRTVTRRTTHEGLALMTRTAHMSPDERRELVHDFLTDTLGDLDVPDFREGLLAAGSDLPEDPTDEQVEAWLELGELVADGGLRPAVRRLAEYGARQGRGAQEASAAEEMHALTDLWTARVREAMRAGVAADSPAADRAVADVVAAWLPSRANTDPAVRSDGTEARALLREQLTAASEPAVERFWQLLCVLGGRPAPAGIAAEGQWLVTALRANPAPGAREAGLEALYADDTDPWPGGVLDAFTRVQDTVRTLVRAAAPDQFGLPTPCEKWTVRDLLDHLVWENIIWGGLAAGTPPSVGHDEDHLGDDHIAAFEAAAASARAAFRQPGMLGRSFGPAPGRRVVEQLLVELLVHGWDLATALGLDRDPQPEIARAALPVVREIYGDLPRTAGGSIAPVRPVPEHAAALDRVAAFLGRRIPG
- a CDS encoding aminoglycoside phosphotransferase family protein; translation: MTDGEIEITADLVRELLREQHPDLAGLAVREVAGGWGNQMWRLGDDLAVRMQRMDPTPELLLKERRWLPVLAPRLPLPVPIPVRDGEPSARFPKHWTVMTWVPGEPLDHGSISRGDHAADTLAGFLRALHVEAPADAPAASDRGGHPEECTDGFERFFRSVDPGDLAADVRAVWDDAVAAPEWKGPRVWVHGDLHPANVVVSDGTLTGVVDFGDLFAGDPAWDLAAAWVLLPAGAAARFFDVYARADEATIRRARGLAAMKCLFLMLMGQNGDRGLPGGKPAWGPAGRAALERVISGPR